The following proteins are encoded in a genomic region of Mangifera indica cultivar Alphonso unplaced genomic scaffold, CATAS_Mindica_2.1 Un_0024, whole genome shotgun sequence:
- the LOC123206116 gene encoding protein NODULATION SIGNALING PATHWAY 2-like yields MAMAMAMDFDDFLDLQFSGYSSTTTTTTTATTPTTSDDGQPYNWNDWSPVVDWEALSGGHEDFQDLIDSMIDNSGLNAALVDSETSNSSVDTTMAVDEETNGEDFKGLRLVHLLMAAAEALTGVNKSRELARVILVRLKELVSPNNGTNMERLAAYFTDALQGLIEGSSGAHGKHLITEGPHHHHHRDEHHQNDVLAAFQLLQDMSPYVKFGHFTANQAILEAVANDRRVHIVDYDIMEGIQWASLMQALVSRKDGPPAPHLRITAVSRGGSGRRSIGTVQETGRRLVAFAASIGQPFSFHQCRLESDETFRPSTVKLVRGETLIVNCMLHLPHFSYRAPDSISSFLSGAKSLNPRLVTLVEEETGPIGDGGFVGRFMDSLHHYSAVYDSLEAGFPMQNRARALVERVFLGPRISGSLARMYRTHGGEESCSWGEWLGGMGFKPGDISFANHCQAKLLLGVFNDGYRVEEAANNRLVLGWKSRRLLSASVWICSLDSEL; encoded by the coding sequence ATGGCTATGGCTATGGCTATGGATTTCGATGACTTCCTTGACCTCCAATTCTCCGGCTACAGCtcaaccaccaccaccaccactactGCCACAACCCCCACCACTTCCGACGACGGCCAACCCTATAACTGGAATGACTGGTCCCCGGTTGTCGATTGGGAGGCTTTATCAGGCGGCCATGAAGATTTTCAGGACCTTATCGATTCAATGATCGACAATTCTGGATTAAACGCTGCTCTAGTTGATAGTGAAACCAGTAACTCCTCCGTTGACACCACCATGGCCGTGGATGAAGAAACCAACGGCGAAGATTTCAAGGGCTTGAGGTTGGTCCATCTCTTGATGGCCGCAGCCGAGGCTCTAACTGGCGTTAACAAGAGCCGTGAATTGGCTCGAGTGATATTGGTTCGGCTCAAGGAGTTGGTGTCCCCAAACAACGGCACCAATATGGAAAGATTGGCGGCGTATTTTACAGACGCCTTGCAAGGTTTAATAGAAGGCTCCAGTGGTGCGCATGGTAAACACCTGATAACCGAAGGGCCGCACCACCATCATCACCGTGACGAACATCATCAAAACGACGTGCTTGCTGCGTTTCAGCTGTTGCAAGACATGTCACCTTATGTAAAGTTCGGCCACTTCACGGCCAATCAGGCGATTCTTGAAGCCGTAGCCAATGACAGGAGAGTCCACATAGTTGACTATGACATAATGGAAGGGATCCAATGGGCTTCCTTAATGCAAGCTTTAGTTTCCAGAAAGGATGGCCCACCAGCCCCACATCTTCGGATCACTGCCGTATCAAGAGGCGGAAGTGGGCGACGGTCAATCGGGACCGTTCAAGAAACAGGTCGCCGTTTGGTTGCATTTGCAGCATCAATTGGTCAACCTTTTTCTTTCCATCAATGTAGGCTGGAGTCTGATGAGACATTTAGACCTTCAACAGTAAAATTGGTCAGAGGAGAGACATTGATTGTGAATTGTATGTTACATCTCCCACACTTTAGTTACCGAGCACCTGATTCGATTTCTTCTTTTCTATCGGGAGCCAAGAGCTTAAACCCAAGACTAGTAACTCTAGTGGAAGAAGAGACAGGACCCATTGGAGATGGAGGGTTTGTGGGACGTTTTATGGACTCATTGCATCATTATTCAGCGGTTTATGATTCATTAGAGGCAGGGTTTCCAATGCAGAACCGAGCCCGAGCTTTAGTGGAAAGGGTGTTTTTGGGGCCCCGAATATCCGGGTCATTGGCTCGGATGTACCGAACCCATGGAGGAGAGGAGAGTTGCTCATGGGGTGAGTGGTTGGGTGGGATGGGGTTTAAGCCTGGTGATATAAGTTTTGCCAATCATTGCCAGGCGAAACTATTGTTAGGCGTATTCAATGATGGGTACCGGGTGGAGGAAGCGGCAAATAATAGGCTGGTTTTGGGATGGAAAAGTAGGCGTTTGCTGTCAGCTTCTGTGTGGATTTGTTCGTTGGATTCTGAATTGTAg